The window CGTCGGCGTTCACGACTTCGGCGGCGAGGTCCGTGATCTCTTCCGGCGTCACCAGCTTCCAGCGCGACTCGGCGCGGAAAACGTCGAGGGCGGCAGGAGAGATTTTTTCGGCAATGACGACCTTCATGGGCGCAGAGAATACGTTACGCGGCTGAGGAGAGTTCGTCGAGAGCGAACCTCAACGCCAAAAGCTCAACCACAAAGGACACAAAGGCAGCACGAAGGAGCCTGGGCAAGCGATCCGCTGATCGAAAAACGGACGCGGAACCTGTCTTGCTTTCTTTCTTTTTGCCTCAGAGGCTAAAGCCCTATGTCCTCCCGCACTGTGACGGCACGGCTGAAGCCGTGCCCCTCCGAAAGACAGGAGATGGCAACGCTTCTAGCGCGCGCTGGTTGCGGCGTGGGTTTCGGCGGCGCGGAAATAGACTTGCTGGGCGACACGCAGGCCGGCGCCGAGTTCCACCGGTGCGCCGACGCGCAGCAACACCTGCTCCAGCGCGGCGAGCACGGCGACCGTATCAAGATAGTCGTAGTAACCGAGGTGGGCGATGCGGAAGAGCTTGCCTTTCATTTCGCCCTGGCCGTTGGCCACCACAGCGCCGAACGACTCGCGGAACTCCTTGACGATGACGCCGGAATCCATGCCGGCGGGCGGCATGATGGCGGTGAGCGCAGCGGCGGGCTGGGAGGCGAACAGCTTGAGGCCGAGCGCCTGGGCGGCGGCACGGGTCATCTCCGCGGCCAGCTCGGCGTTGGCGATGAGCGCAGCGCGCCCGGCGGCCAGGTCGCCTTCGCCCGAGGCGCGGATGTAATCGAGCGCGGCGGCCAGCCCGGCGATCAACGAGATTGCAGGCGTGAACGCCGATTCGCCCTTGGCGTTGGCTTTGCGCTCCTGGCGCAGGTCGAAGTAGTAGCGCGGGGATTGCGTGGTTTCCATCCGCTGCCAGGCGCGCTCGCTGACGGCCAGGTAGGCGAGGCCGGGCGGGATCATCACGGCTTTCTGGGAGCCGCCGATGATGAGGTCGATGCCCCAGCCATCCACATCGAAACGCGTCGT of the Terriglobales bacterium genome contains:
- a CDS encoding alanine--glyoxylate aminotransferase family protein; its protein translation is MLRKTRLFTPGPTPLLPAAQSAMAAAEMHHRTAAFRALFRRVLDDLRAFIGTASDVVVLAASGTGAMEAAVSNLTSPGDRVLVLTAGKFGERWCDLARAFRCQVEVVSAPYGETFPLDAVRARLTPDVRAVFLQATESSTGVRHDVEAVARLTRASDALLVLDAITGLGTTRFDVDGWGIDLIIGGSQKAVMIPPGLAYLAVSERAWQRMETTQSPRYYFDLRQERKANAKGESAFTPAISLIAGLAAALDYIRASGEGDLAAGRAALIANAELAAEMTRAAAQALGLKLFASQPAAALTAIMPPAGMDSGVIVKEFRESFGAVVANGQGEMKGKLFRIAHLGYYDYLDTVAVLAALEQVLLRVGAPVELGAGLRVAQQVYFRAAETHAATSAR